In one window of Bacteroidota bacterium DNA:
- a CDS encoding rod shape-determining protein MreD encodes MNNITLRNIVRFVVLVFIQVLIFNNISLKSYLVPYIYVLFILLLPFETPKWLLLVSGFFLGFFVDMFSNTAGVHTAATVLMAFIRPFAGNFVSAKHEYEEGIQPGIRALGFRWFFSYSLLLVSAHHLLLYYLEVFSFRAFFLTLWHAILNIFFTMLFIILSQLILSGQKKNS; translated from the coding sequence ATGAATAACATAACCCTCAGAAATATTGTTCGATTTGTTGTGCTTGTATTCATACAGGTTTTGATATTCAATAATATCAGCCTGAAATCGTACTTAGTGCCCTATATTTACGTGCTTTTTATTTTGCTGTTACCTTTTGAAACTCCAAAATGGCTGCTGCTGGTCTCAGGTTTTTTTCTCGGATTTTTTGTTGACATGTTCTCCAATACTGCCGGTGTTCACACGGCGGCAACAGTTTTAATGGCGTTTATACGACCTTTTGCAGGAAATTTTGTTTCGGCAAAACATGAGTATGAGGAAGGAATTCAGCCGGGCATCAGGGCTTTGGGATTCCGATGGTTTTTCTCGTATTCGCTGCTGTTGGTATCGGCACACCACCTGCTGCTATATTATCTTGAGGTATTCAGTTTCCGCGCTTTTTTCCTGACGCTGTGGCATGCCATACTGAACATCTTTTTCACGATGCTGTTCATCATTCTGAGCCAGTTGATTCTGTCAGGTCAAAAGAAAAACAGCTGA
- the mreC gene encoding rod shape-determining protein MreC: MRPLFQFLARHYFFFLFLLLEGLALTMLVSNSYYQRSVIVNSANGFTGRVYSWYSGITQYLSLKESNRYLAEENARLLNFQKSSFIKTDNKVFVKNDTLYRQQYEYVTAKVINNSTNQINNYLTINKGSKLGIKKGMAVVCSQGIVGIVNEVSENFATVISMLHPKMKISAKIKKNDYVGTIVWEGGSAERGSLKDIPTHVKIKAGDTVITSGYSLMFPEGAMIGTIKDFRVNKGNDFYIVDVDFSTDFNNVSWVYVVQNMMKDELDNLEGAAKNE, from the coding sequence ATGCGGCCCTTATTTCAATTTCTTGCACGCCATTATTTTTTCTTTCTGTTTCTGCTGTTAGAAGGGCTTGCGCTTACTATGCTTGTAAGCAACAGTTATTATCAGCGGTCGGTAATTGTTAATTCGGCCAATGGATTTACAGGAAGGGTATATTCATGGTATTCAGGTATCACGCAATATCTTTCCTTAAAAGAATCGAACCGCTATCTGGCTGAAGAAAATGCAAGGCTTCTGAACTTTCAGAAATCATCATTCATAAAGACAGACAATAAGGTATTTGTGAAAAACGATACGCTGTACCGGCAGCAGTACGAATACGTCACCGCGAAGGTTATCAACAACAGCACGAATCAAATCAATAATTATCTTACAATAAATAAAGGTTCAAAACTGGGAATTAAAAAGGGGATGGCGGTTGTTTGTTCGCAAGGAATAGTAGGTATTGTAAATGAGGTTTCCGAAAATTTCGCAACCGTTATTTCGATGCTGCATCCGAAGATGAAGATATCTGCCAAGATTAAGAAAAACGATTATGTCGGAACCATTGTATGGGAAGGCGGAAGCGCTGAACGGGGCTCTCTTAAAGACATTCCGACGCATGTCAAAATAAAGGCCGGCGACACGGTAATTACAAGCGGCTATTCGTTGATGTTTCCGGAAGGCGCCATGATTGGCACTATCAAAGATTTCAGGGTAAATAAAGGCAATGATTTTTACATTGTGGATGTTGATTTTTCAACCGATTTCAATAATGTTTCATGGGTTTATGTGGTGCAGAATATGATGAAAGACGAACTTGATAATCTGGAGGGCGCTGCAAAAAATGAATAA
- a CDS encoding T9SS type A sorting domain-containing protein, protein MKKIILLTALLISALVNKAQVASYTFSQSSGTYTAISGGTQLIDGTTDLNNKISAALTIPAFIFNGVTYTKAYVTSNGILTLGNTAPASNATAGISSGTGSGICICPFSANLDRVSNDGNAEVRYRQIGVELVFQWKSMRRKTLNESFDFQARLNTVNGAVKFVYNLNFGPDNNASFPEVGIRTSSTDYNNRKVASGAENWATSLAGTANSSTVRFTSSSPAKSFVDGQTYTWTPPGQCSGSPAGGTAAATATTGVCTTGSNLSLSGNTSGFGITYQWQSSPDGSTWTDIAGATATTYSLASILATTQYRCNVTCYNSGLTSASSAVTVTRTGPAAPTFIANASVCAGSLPVNISVTAVSGCTVDWYNAASGGTLLLSGNTIYSANAAGTYYAESRNTTSSCLSTTRTAVTVTVNPLVTPTVSIAASAPGAICAGTGITFTATPTNGGTTPVYQWKLNGVNAGNNTTTYVNSSLANNNIVSCIMTSNASCLNTSTATSNALTMTVNPVVVPAVSTVGSPSGAICAGTSVTFTASPTNGGTPAYQWKRNGVNVGNNTPTYVNAALANSDIISCVMTSTATCASPSSATSPNIVMSINPTLTPSVTTTVSPSGAVCAGTSVTFTASPANGGTPAYQWKLNGINVGANQTTYVNAALANNDIVTCVMTSSATCASPAVATSNANTMTVNSVVTPSVSISAPSGALCQNSLIVYSATPLNGGGSPVYQWKVNGINVGTGASTFSYRPVNGDNVSCILTSNASCATTPTATSNLLNVSLVTPSTAGITNGDMVWTGSSSASWTDVTNWLVYAGGTVFNVPAVKPTSADNVIIENNGTCFSTVPDVPGAQACKSLTITAGNSLTMVGTASLDVYGSWTNLGTFTAGSSTINFKGSQVQQIASGGNPFYNVTFNNTSANAKSINISAPMTVTGTATFASGVAYFTGSGSLTFTDNASSNGGSAASFVAGPVSKSGNDAFIFPVGKIDPSNTKVWAPLGISNPTSLSDAFTCEYFFSASYNNLDPASMCDYNQLKATSGVEFWDLNRTIGVSTPAVTLYWKDAVRTGITDPNDLTVAHLEDCGGTPKWKAMSSTLNGITGTAGSITATGFTSFSPITFGSKNGVNPLPVTLLSFTADCGGNGKPVISWETASETDNAYFNLERSMDATNWVVAGTVKGAGNSNQKLEYRFEDENAESGTIYYRLKQYDNNGDVEGFGIIKTDCGKFTEQSSVFYYPNPFTQNLSLEISNIAARKASVVIYDILGTEVASWTLNSDDIQNKTYQLNPGNLPKGVYFIEFNSDSYSGTTKLVKK, encoded by the coding sequence ATGAAAAAAATAATTTTACTTACAGCACTTTTAATATCTGCTCTGGTGAATAAAGCACAGGTTGCTTCATACACCTTTTCGCAAAGCAGTGGGACGTACACGGCTATTTCGGGCGGAACGCAGCTTATTGACGGCACAACGGACCTCAATAATAAAATATCGGCGGCACTTACCATCCCTGCATTTATTTTTAATGGAGTGACTTATACCAAGGCTTATGTTACTTCCAATGGAATTCTCACACTGGGAAATACAGCCCCGGCATCAAACGCAACTGCCGGAATCAGCAGCGGTACCGGATCTGGTATATGCATTTGCCCCTTCAGCGCCAATCTCGACAGGGTTAGCAATGACGGGAATGCGGAGGTACGTTACCGGCAAATAGGCGTTGAACTTGTTTTCCAATGGAAATCGATGCGCAGAAAAACACTGAACGAGAGCTTTGATTTTCAGGCTCGGCTCAATACGGTTAATGGCGCTGTTAAATTCGTTTATAACTTAAATTTTGGTCCTGACAATAACGCGTCTTTCCCCGAAGTGGGAATCAGAACTTCTTCAACGGATTATAATAACCGAAAGGTTGCAAGCGGTGCGGAAAACTGGGCAACCTCACTTGCGGGCACTGCCAATTCGAGCACGGTCCGTTTTACAAGCAGCTCTCCTGCAAAAAGTTTTGTCGACGGGCAAACATACACATGGACACCACCGGGACAATGCTCAGGAAGCCCTGCAGGCGGAACTGCTGCTGCAACGGCAACAACGGGTGTCTGTACAACCGGAAGCAATCTGAGTTTATCAGGAAACACAAGCGGCTTCGGAATTACCTATCAATGGCAGTCATCGCCCGATGGATCAACATGGACAGATATTGCAGGTGCAACGGCTACCACATACAGTCTGGCTTCCATTCTGGCAACTACACAGTATCGTTGCAATGTAACCTGTTATAACAGCGGCCTTACAAGTGCGTCTTCAGCGGTTACTGTTACCAGAACAGGACCAGCAGCACCAACGTTTATCGCAAATGCAAGTGTTTGTGCCGGTTCACTGCCTGTGAATATAAGTGTTACAGCTGTTTCGGGATGTACCGTTGACTGGTATAATGCGGCCTCCGGTGGAACATTATTGCTGAGCGGAAATACAATCTATTCTGCCAATGCGGCCGGAACATACTATGCCGAATCAAGAAATACGACCAGTAGTTGCCTCAGCACAACAAGGACAGCAGTAACAGTTACCGTAAATCCTTTAGTGACCCCGACTGTAAGCATTGCCGCTTCTGCACCCGGAGCAATATGTGCAGGTACCGGTATTACCTTTACTGCAACACCTACAAATGGCGGAACAACTCCGGTGTATCAGTGGAAACTAAATGGAGTGAATGCCGGAAACAACACAACAACTTATGTTAACAGTTCTCTGGCAAATAATAATATTGTAAGCTGCATCATGACATCCAATGCAAGCTGTCTGAATACATCTACTGCAACATCCAATGCTCTTACGATGACCGTTAATCCTGTAGTTGTGCCCGCAGTCAGCACCGTTGGTTCGCCCTCAGGTGCTATTTGCGCAGGTACCAGCGTAACATTTACAGCATCACCTACCAACGGCGGAACGCCCGCTTATCAGTGGAAACGTAATGGCGTCAATGTTGGGAATAACACACCGACTTACGTAAATGCAGCTCTTGCAAACAGCGACATTATTAGCTGTGTGATGACATCAACTGCAACTTGTGCCAGTCCTAGTTCGGCAACTTCTCCTAATATTGTTATGAGCATTAATCCAACGCTTACACCTTCTGTTACTACCACGGTATCGCCATCGGGTGCTGTTTGTGCAGGAACAAGCGTAACATTTACAGCATCGCCTGCCAATGGCGGAACACCCGCGTATCAGTGGAAACTTAATGGAATCAATGTGGGCGCCAATCAAACTACCTACGTAAATGCCGCTCTTGCAAACAATGATATTGTTACTTGTGTAATGACTTCAAGCGCAACCTGCGCCAGTCCTGCGGTTGCAACATCTAACGCAAACACCATGACGGTCAATTCAGTTGTAACTCCGTCGGTTTCGATATCCGCACCATCGGGGGCATTATGCCAGAATTCACTGATTGTTTATTCCGCAACCCCCCTGAATGGTGGTGGCAGCCCGGTTTATCAGTGGAAAGTCAATGGTATTAATGTGGGAACAGGCGCATCAACTTTTTCATACAGACCTGTCAACGGTGACAATGTGAGCTGCATCCTCACTTCAAATGCAAGTTGTGCAACAACACCCACTGCTACATCAAATCTTCTGAATGTATCGCTGGTAACACCGTCAACGGCAGGTATTACAAATGGAGATATGGTTTGGACGGGCAGCAGCAGTGCCAGCTGGACCGACGTCACCAACTGGCTCGTTTATGCAGGAGGTACTGTATTTAACGTGCCGGCAGTGAAACCGACATCGGCAGATAATGTAATTATTGAAAACAACGGAACCTGCTTTTCAACAGTTCCCGATGTTCCGGGCGCACAGGCTTGTAAAAGTCTGACTATAACCGCAGGAAACTCTTTAACTATGGTCGGCACAGCATCATTAGATGTTTACGGCAGCTGGACAAATCTGGGCACATTTACGGCAGGAAGCAGCACAATAAATTTCAAAGGTTCGCAGGTACAGCAGATAGCATCAGGCGGAAATCCTTTTTATAATGTTACATTCAATAATACATCCGCGAATGCGAAGAGTATTAATATCAGTGCGCCCATGACAGTGACAGGAACGGCAACATTTGCAAGCGGGGTCGCTTATTTTACCGGAAGCGGTTCACTTACATTTACTGATAATGCCTCAAGTAACGGGGGCAGCGCTGCCAGCTTTGTAGCAGGACCGGTAAGCAAATCAGGAAACGATGCTTTTATTTTTCCTGTCGGCAAAATAGATCCTTCAAATACCAAAGTCTGGGCTCCATTGGGCATATCCAATCCAACGAGTTTGTCGGATGCATTTACCTGCGAATATTTTTTCTCGGCATCATACAATAATCTCGATCCCGCATCAATGTGCGATTACAATCAGCTCAAGGCTACCAGTGGCGTTGAATTCTGGGATTTAAACAGAACAATTGGTGTTTCCACACCTGCGGTTACCTTGTATTGGAAAGATGCTGTTCGTACCGGTATTACTGATCCTAACGATTTGACCGTGGCACACCTCGAAGATTGCGGCGGAACACCCAAATGGAAAGCAATGAGCAGCACCTTGAACGGAATTACCGGAACTGCCGGATCTATCACTGCAACCGGTTTTACTTCATTCAGTCCAATCACTTTTGGAAGTAAAAATGGTGTAAACCCATTGCCTGTGACCTTATTGAGTTTTACTGCTGATTGCGGCGGCAACGGAAAGCCGGTGATATCCTGGGAAACCGCTTCGGAAACAGACAATGCCTATTTTAATCTTGAACGCAGCATGGATGCAACCAACTGGGTTGTTGCAGGAACTGTAAAGGGTGCAGGTAACAGCAATCAAAAGCTTGAATACCGGTTTGAAGATGAAAATGCTGAATCGGGAACCATTTATTATCGTTTGAAACAATATGATAACAATGGAGATGTTGAGGGATTCGGTATAATTAAAACAGATTGCGGTAAGTTCACCGAACAGTCATCGGTATTCTATTATCCGAATCCGTTTACACAGAATCTTTCACTTGAAATCTCGAATATTGCGGCGCGCAAAGCAAGCGTGGTTATTTATGATATTTTAGGTACTGAAGTCGCTTCCTGGACATTAAACAGTGATGACATTCAGAATAAAACCTATCAGCTGAATCCGGGTAATTTGCCCAAGGGCGTTTATTTCATAGAATTTAATTCCGATAGCTATTCGGGCACAACTAAATTGGTTAAAAAATAA
- a CDS encoding diacylglycerol kinase family protein codes for MQPKFFNLNLKHKLAEAVSHFIIINPNSGRRKGKRDWPHIATLLQDAGIVYEYTFTHARLDAVTLAKQAVERGIRNIIVIAGDGTLNEAANGILLQQAVPSNEVSLGMIPVGTGNDWGRMYQCPTTFEDCVNMIRDGHSILQDAGVVIFSDAGIIEKRYFINVAGIGCDAVVVKDTNRRKDEGGGGKIAYMLSLLRSIFKFSSLNASITADGQQLFSGELYSANFGICRYSGGGMMQVPHAIPDDGLLDITIIRRVGKMKIIRNTPKLYDGTFTIMKEVSVHRAASVTIHSNNDLLLEADGESLGTAPIEVSVLTKALRIIVPLKSEK; via the coding sequence TTGCAGCCCAAATTTTTTAACCTGAATCTCAAGCATAAATTGGCAGAAGCAGTTTCCCATTTTATTATTATCAATCCCAACTCCGGAAGGCGCAAAGGAAAACGCGACTGGCCGCATATTGCGACGTTGCTGCAAGACGCAGGAATTGTGTACGAATATACGTTCACGCATGCACGACTCGATGCGGTGACGCTGGCCAAACAAGCCGTTGAGCGCGGCATTCGGAATATCATTGTTATTGCGGGTGATGGAACACTGAATGAAGCTGCCAATGGAATACTATTGCAACAGGCGGTACCCTCAAATGAAGTATCGCTCGGCATGATACCCGTTGGAACAGGCAACGACTGGGGCCGCATGTATCAATGTCCGACAACTTTTGAAGACTGTGTGAATATGATACGCGATGGCCATTCCATTCTGCAGGATGCCGGCGTAGTTATATTCTCTGATGCTGGAATAATAGAGAAACGATATTTTATTAATGTTGCAGGCATTGGCTGTGATGCCGTTGTAGTAAAGGATACGAACAGGCGAAAAGACGAGGGCGGCGGCGGAAAAATTGCCTACATGCTGAGCCTGCTGCGTTCTATTTTCAAATTTTCATCACTGAATGCAAGTATAACAGCCGACGGTCAGCAGCTTTTTTCGGGAGAATTGTACAGCGCCAATTTTGGCATTTGCCGATACAGCGGCGGTGGCATGATGCAGGTACCCCATGCGATTCCCGACGATGGCCTTCTTGACATCACGATTATCAGGCGTGTCGGCAAAATGAAAATAATTCGAAACACACCGAAATTGTATGACGGAACCTTCACTATTATGAAAGAAGTAAGTGTTCATCGTGCGGCGTCTGTTACAATTCATTCCAATAACGATTTGCTTCTTGAAGCAGATGGCGAATCGCTGGGCACAGCACCGATTGAAGTCAGTGTGCTTACCAAAGCACTTCGAATTATTGTACCTCTCAAATCTGAAAAATAA
- a CDS encoding T9SS type A sorting domain-containing protein, with translation MRKAVHLLLFVTLIIAGSISVNAQIVPFSIPGATNTYITCTNDSSDFAGYYDYGSTATHGFIYDVSLDNIIYVDYPGATQTFIYGINNDMKTVGAYNTTGVNTDNEGFEYDYWNFTYTDLTSSWIPSMDITIARDINDADCVVGDYKESTTHVCFSMCSGTNTPFHYNYNPTYINSINNSGKRAGGWIDGSLRHGLIWDNGTWTQLDYPGATRTIFTGINDSNIIVGVYNLTHSFIYRNGVFKEISKTNATDFQIRDINNKGYIVGYYKDGSNTYKGFFSSVCEISFRPNPDGWPFNNSRPNIWPYDWYKQFDYTHDPYLGGNAPFPKMVYKQTGIIDTINRSFFPDWPLFVETLGEDQCYFNAGPVKILKYSAALKYKTLVKPWGGSCFGFVQSSFMAYDSVQRFKSAFPQLDNWDGTNKLHTLALTNNNRKCINMLMLKQSQKSYQKYRLSQWNVPPVSTLSSLKKMLLDNEKDERGITIRNQNGSGGHIVNPYKVVIDSLDPNLEYIYIYDNNFPNDTTRKITVNKTLNSWYYNLSVNSDVGASEWGGDDAHKGLFLSVPSSYWYGTPALDSVAKIDYPDESKSNEITFYNSPDCDFVITNPSGQKLGFQANQLIETMPGAIPIISESGTAEPPAGYFLPDGNYNVEMKNFSSPGAVFSVFTNTNNYSYSRAGASLSQKDKISYGTSGIAISNTDNVTKTINLSTVFENAGNEMSVEILNLGQSQNSNTAIKVLNNEIKLVNTGAPSKYDLSIRYANNAGESRFVHDTIAIAANTAHIISPDWGNLQTSDVSIFVDNGNNSTNDDTLHFANEQPPLILTFPESIVLGSAAATDTIQIINNGGGSMSWVATSNSPSWLTITGANSGSNSGFVKISTTLNNGALRSGIITFTSAGAANSPFEVAVKQNGLLAIPANVVASDGNFSDGVHLSWDAVPAATHYSVYRSSIAGTVGTALTAWITATSYIDVTAANGQVYYYTVRAAQNVSGLNTSDYSAANDGWRACFTADFNYTGTCVGQVTSFDDMSTAHTTAYYLWDINNDGTIDYSGTNALHVYNTAGNYTVKLIVTDSASCTNTVQKVVNIKAFPVVNLPSDTSVCAGQSYALNAGTGFDTYLWSTGETTSSIMADTSGYGLGCIPYYVQVSNSNGCTAIDQTSLTWIVCTGVPETVNEPVFNLYPNPTSGLLNISITGDAGKSSISIFNNGLQMVYHEEIGTINGNWFSTIDLTQMASGVYFMRFVSNNIVKVSKIIVY, from the coding sequence ATGAGAAAAGCGGTACATTTATTATTGTTCGTGACCTTGATTATTGCCGGCAGCATTTCGGTAAATGCCCAGATCGTTCCATTTAGTATTCCGGGTGCCACCAACACATACATTACCTGCACCAACGATTCGAGTGATTTTGCCGGTTATTATGACTATGGAAGCACTGCAACGCATGGTTTTATTTACGACGTTTCGTTAGATAATATCATTTATGTAGATTATCCGGGGGCAACTCAAACATTCATCTACGGCATTAATAATGACATGAAGACTGTGGGTGCGTATAATACTACCGGTGTAAATACCGACAATGAAGGTTTTGAATACGACTACTGGAATTTTACGTATACAGACCTCACCAGTAGCTGGATTCCTTCAATGGACATTACCATTGCCCGTGATATAAACGATGCCGATTGTGTGGTGGGCGACTATAAGGAAAGCACAACGCATGTTTGTTTTTCGATGTGCAGCGGTACAAATACTCCGTTTCACTACAACTACAATCCTACTTACATTAACAGTATCAACAACTCAGGCAAAAGAGCCGGCGGATGGATTGACGGCTCCTTGAGGCACGGTTTGATTTGGGACAATGGTACCTGGACCCAACTCGATTATCCGGGAGCAACGCGAACCATTTTTACCGGTATCAACGATAGCAATATTATTGTCGGAGTTTATAACCTTACACATTCTTTTATTTATCGTAACGGCGTGTTTAAAGAAATTTCCAAAACCAATGCAACGGATTTTCAAATACGTGACATCAATAATAAGGGATATATTGTCGGGTATTACAAAGACGGTTCAAATACCTACAAAGGTTTCTTCTCTTCAGTTTGCGAAATTAGTTTCAGACCAAATCCCGATGGCTGGCCTTTTAATAATTCCAGACCGAACATTTGGCCATACGACTGGTACAAGCAATTTGATTATACACACGATCCTTATCTGGGCGGCAATGCGCCCTTCCCAAAAATGGTTTATAAACAAACCGGCATCATTGATACGATTAACAGAAGTTTTTTCCCCGACTGGCCATTGTTTGTTGAAACACTCGGTGAAGACCAGTGCTATTTCAATGCCGGACCGGTTAAGATTCTTAAATATTCAGCTGCATTGAAGTATAAAACGCTTGTTAAACCATGGGGCGGCTCATGCTTCGGATTCGTTCAGTCGAGCTTTATGGCTTATGATAGCGTTCAGCGCTTCAAATCAGCCTTTCCGCAGCTTGATAACTGGGATGGCACCAATAAGCTTCACACACTGGCACTGACCAATAATAACAGAAAGTGCATCAATATGCTTATGCTCAAACAAAGCCAGAAATCATACCAGAAATATCGTTTGTCACAATGGAATGTTCCACCGGTTTCTACGTTAAGTTCGTTAAAGAAAATGCTGCTTGACAATGAAAAGGATGAACGTGGAATTACCATACGTAATCAGAACGGAAGTGGCGGCCATATTGTAAATCCGTATAAGGTTGTAATAGACAGTCTGGATCCCAATCTGGAATACATTTATATTTATGACAACAATTTCCCGAACGATACAACCCGAAAAATTACAGTGAATAAAACACTCAATAGCTGGTATTATAATTTGTCTGTAAATTCTGATGTAGGCGCCAGCGAATGGGGTGGTGATGATGCCCATAAAGGATTGTTTTTAAGTGTGCCGTCGAGTTACTGGTACGGAACACCTGCGCTTGATTCAGTGGCGAAAATTGATTACCCGGATGAATCTAAAAGCAATGAAATCACATTCTATAATTCTCCTGATTGCGATTTTGTGATTACCAATCCTTCAGGTCAGAAACTCGGTTTCCAGGCAAATCAGCTCATCGAAACCATGCCCGGCGCCATTCCTATTATTTCGGAATCGGGCACTGCCGAACCACCGGCGGGCTACTTTCTTCCAGACGGAAACTACAATGTAGAAATGAAAAATTTCAGCAGTCCGGGTGCCGTTTTCAGTGTGTTTACAAATACAAATAATTACAGTTACAGCCGGGCAGGAGCATCGCTGTCGCAAAAGGATAAAATTTCGTATGGCACTTCAGGCATCGCGATAAGCAATACCGATAATGTTACAAAAACCATCAATTTATCTACTGTTTTTGAAAATGCCGGAAATGAAATGTCGGTTGAAATATTGAATCTTGGCCAGAGTCAGAATTCAAATACTGCCATCAAGGTGTTGAACAATGAAATTAAACTTGTGAATACCGGAGCACCTTCCAAATATGATTTGTCCATTCGCTATGCAAACAATGCAGGCGAATCCAGATTTGTTCACGATACTATTGCTATTGCTGCAAACACCGCCCACATCATCAGCCCCGACTGGGGCAATCTGCAAACATCGGATGTTTCTATTTTTGTAGATAACGGAAATAACAGCACCAACGATGATACGCTGCATTTCGCAAATGAACAGCCCCCGCTGATTCTTACATTTCCCGAATCTATTGTATTGGGTTCGGCAGCCGCTACAGATACTATTCAAATTATTAATAATGGTGGCGGAAGCATGAGCTGGGTTGCAACTTCAAATAGTCCGTCGTGGCTTACTATTACCGGCGCCAATAGCGGTTCCAACTCGGGTTTTGTGAAAATATCAACTACATTGAATAACGGTGCCCTGCGTTCCGGCATTATTACATTCACTTCGGCAGGTGCTGCCAATTCACCGTTTGAAGTTGCCGTCAAGCAGAACGGATTGCTTGCAATTCCTGCGAATGTAGTGGCCTCAGACGGAAATTTCTCAGACGGGGTTCACCTTTCGTGGGATGCCGTGCCGGCTGCCACGCATTACTCTGTTTACAGAAGCAGTATAGCAGGAACAGTTGGTACTGCGCTTACAGCATGGATTACGGCAACATCGTATATCGACGTTACTGCCGCCAACGGACAGGTTTATTATTATACCGTAAGGGCTGCACAAAATGTTTCAGGCTTAAATACTTCCGATTACAGTGCTGCGAACGATGGTTGGAGAGCATGCTTCACCGCCGATTTTAATTATACCGGAACCTGTGTCGGGCAGGTAACTTCATTTGACGATATGAGTACAGCTCATACCACCGCCTATTATTTATGGGACATTAATAACGACGGTACGATTGATTATTCAGGAACCAACGCGCTGCATGTTTATAATACGGCGGGAAATTATACTGTTAAGCTCATCGTTACTGACAGCGCTTCTTGCACTAATACTGTACAAAAAGTGGTTAATATAAAAGCTTTTCCGGTAGTAAATCTGCCTTCAGATACGAGTGTTTGTGCAGGACAGTCATATGCACTTAATGCAGGAACAGGCTTCGATACCTATTTGTGGTCAACCGGTGAAACCACTTCATCCATCATGGCAGACACCAGCGGATACGGTCTGGGCTGCATTCCATATTACGTGCAGGTGAGCAACAGCAATGGTTGTACTGCCATTGACCAGACTTCATTGACATGGATAGTATGTACCGGTGTCCCTGAAACAGTCAATGAACCCGTATTTAATTTATACCCAAATCCTACAAGCGGTCTGTTGAATATTTCAATTA